The genomic region GACGCGATCGCCGACCCCGAACGCGTCCGCCGGATCGCCGCGGCAGTCCTCGAGGACAATTGACCGCACACCCGAGCACGATGTTGGCGAGCCATACACGACGAAGCCCCGGTCGACACGAGGGAAACCCCTCCCCGTCCGACCGGGGTGCCGTACTTGCAGCATCCGCTGTCTGCCCAACGATGCGCACGGCCAGCGCCCAAACTCACCAGTCGCGTGATTGTTGCCCCGCAACATACAAAGCAACGAACTCGCCGTCGGATGGTCCGAGCACCCCCCTGCATCGCTGCGTCCGGGCCATCCGCGCCACCCACCGTAGGCCGGTTAGCCGCAGATGCAAACCAGGCCGGGAGCAACATCGCACAAAGTCACCGGTGCAGGTTCAGGTCTGCTGTGGTTGGGGGACGGCCCGTCGCCCGCGCGCGGCGACCACGATCGCCGCCGTCGCGACCAGCGCCGCGGCAAGCATCGCGGCCCGGTCTCCCTCGGCGCCGGAGGTCCGGCCCCCGTGGTTCACCGCCTCCGCGACGGCGGGCAGCAGTGCCGCGCCGATCGCCGCTCCGACCTGGCGGCTGGTGTTGATGACACCCCCGACCAGACCCTGGTCGCCGTCGGCGACCCCACGGCTCGCGGTGACCATCGTTCCGAACGCCGTTCCTGCGCTGCCGAAGCCGACCAGCACCACCGCCGCGAGCAAGGGGTTGTAGCCGCCGCCGGTGGGCAGTTGGGTGAGGACGAGGAATCCGGCCGTGGCGGCGCTGCTCGTCAGGATCAGCACCGTGCGGATGCCGACGCGGCGGGCCAGCCGGGCACCGAACGCGCCCGCCGTGAAGCCGATGATGCCTTGCGGAGCGATGGCCAAGCCGGTCACCAGCGGTGACTCGTGCAGCACCTGCTGGAAGTACAGCGACAGGACGATCATCTCGCCCGCGTTCCATACGCCGAGGAGCACGTTCATCGTGCCGGCCGTGCGCAGGCTGGGCAGCCGCAGCAGGTCGGTACGGATCAGCGGGTCCGGATGGCGTCGTTCCACCGCGGAGAACGCCGCCGCCGCACCGAACGCCAGCACGGTGGACGCCAGCACCGCCGGGGACGACCAGCCGAGTACGTCGCCCTGCGACACGGTGAAGACCAGTGCCGCGACAGCGGTCGTGATGAGGAGTGCGCCGCCGACGTCGAGCCGGCGCCCGACGTGCGGCTGACGCGACTCCCTCAGCAGTCGCCGCGCGAGCAGCACGGTCAGCAGGCCGACCGGCACGTTCACCAGGAAGACGGCGCGCCAACTGGTGAACTCGACCAGTACGCCACCGAGCACCTGACCGGCGACGAAACCGATGGACGCAGTCGCGCCGTACATACCCAGTGCACGGGTGCGCTCCGGGCCCTCCGGGAAGCCGGTCGTGATCAGCGACAACGCCGACGGAGCGACCAGCGCCGCGCCGACGCCCTGCACGAGCCGCGATGTGACGAGCAACACCGGGTCCTGCGCCAATCCGCCGGCCAACGATGCAGCGGTGAAGAGCAGGAGACCGGCCAGGAACATCCGTCGCCGTCCGAACAGGTCCGCGGCGCGTCCGCCCAGGATCAGCAGACCGCCGAAGGCGATCGCGTAGGCCGTGACGATCCACTGGACCGCCGATGCGGGGAAACCGAGCTCCCGCTGGATCGACGGCAGTGCGACGTTCACGATGCTGAAGTCGAGCACGACCATGAACGATGCGGCGAGGATGAGGACGAGCGCGAGCCCACGAAGTGCGCGGGGCTCGCTTACCTGAGGTCGCACCATGCTCGCCGGCCCGGTCATGCGGTTCCCATCTATTCGATACGCTACGGCTCGTTTCGACGTAGAGTGCAAGGCGATGGCCAGCGGACGTATTCCAGGATCAGCCGGAAAGAATCCGGCCGCGCCAGAAGGTGTCCACCCTCGGCGCGGTCGCCCGCGGAGCGAGGCGGCGGACCGGGCGATTCTGGCAGCGGCCGGCGAGCTTCTGGCCGAGCAGGGTCTCCGCGGCATGTCGATGGAGGAGGTCGCCGCCCGCGCCGGCGTGGGCAAGGCGACGGTCTACCGGCGATGGCCGTCGCGTGGAGCGCTCGCCCTGGACGCCTTTCTGCTCGAGTTCCAACAGCAGCAGCCGCTACCGGACACGGGGACGTTCGAGGGCGACCTGCTCAGCGCGCTGCGGGCGTGGGTCCGGGCGGTGACCCGTACGCCGGCCGGGGGAATGCTCGCCGGACTCATCGCCGAGGCGCAGAACGACCCGGCGCTGGCCGCCGCCTGGCGGGAACGCGTGATCGAGCCGCTGCGCGCACGGCATCGGATCCTGCTGGACCGAGCAGTCGCGCGCGGTGAGATCTCCGCCCAAGTGGACCGCGACGTCGTACTCGATCTGCTCTTCGGCGCAGCCACCCACCGTCTGCTGCACGGTCACCGGCCGCTCAACGACCGGTTCGTCCGGGACGTCGTCACGATCGTGGTGACCGGTGTCGCTGCGCAGAAGGATTGACCGGCGACCTCTCCGCGCCTGACGCACGCAGCCACACGCCGGTCGCCGTGATCCACAGGAGGAGCAGCGGGCCGGACAGGTAGACGGTCCACGCGGCGGAGCCGGCCAGCAGGAGATAGGTGCCGCCGGACAGGACGAGGGCGAGCGCCGTCAGCGCGGCAACCGCGCGCAGCCAGCGTGCGAGCACCGGGAGCCCGCCGCTGTGTGAGGTGGCCACGTAGGCGGCGACTCCGGCGATGGCCAGCATCTTGACGCCGTCCATCCGGTTGAAGACGTCGTACAGCACGCCGCTCCGGGTGATGTCGAGGTGGCTGGCCGCCGCGACCAGAACGAGGCCGAGCACGCTCTGCGCGACCGAGAGCAGCACGGCCAATGCCGTCGCCGTGGCAGCCGCCCGCCAGCGGGTACCGGTCGCCGAGGTGAGCAGGCGCCACAGAACGACGCCGAGCAGGAGCCCGGCGAGCCCTTCGACCAGCACGATCTGTATCGCGGCCTGTGCGGAGTGGACCCGGTAGGCCGTGGCGACCTGGGCATTCGTGGCGTCGAGGGCGAGGTTCGACGGCCAGGCGAGCAGGCCGATGATCCACACCGCGAGATATCCGATGCCGGCGGCGGCCGGCAGGACGGCGAGCCGGCGTCGGCCCCCGTGCCGACCCGCCCCCGAGGGCCGGCCACCGGTGGCTGGCGGCTGGGTCAACGGCTGGACAGCACCGGTCATCTCGGCAGCTCCCGCTCGCTACGTGGCAACTAATGCAACTCTCTGTTGCAGATCGAGTTTGACACGCGCCCTCAGCAAATACAACTCAAAGTTGCAATAGGGTGGGCGGATGACCAGCTCGGGGACGGCCCGGCCCGGTGGGCGCACCGCCCGTACAGCCCAGGCCGTCTTCGCGGCGACGCTCGCGGAACTCTCCGCCCGGCCGTACGCGGACATCAGCATCGAGACGATCGCCGCCCGGGCGGGGGTGCACAAGACCACGGTCTACCGCCGATGGCGCGCCAAGCCAGACCTCGTCGTCGACGCCCTCAGCAACGCCGCGGATGCCCGGATCGAGGTGCCGGACACGGGCTCGGTCGAATCGGATCTGCGCGCGCTCAGCCGCGCCGTCCAAGCCACGCTGTCCAGTCCGGAGGGTGCCGCCACCACCAAGGCGCTATGTGCCGCCGCGTTGACATCACCCGAGATCGCCGGCGTGCTAGCCCGATTCTGGCGGATCCGCCTGGGCGCCATCAGCACGATCGTCGAGCGCGCGATCGGACGAGGCGAACTGCCCGAAGACACCGACGCGGCCGCGACCTTCGAAGCCGTGAGCGCCCCCCTCTACTACCGCCTGCTCGTCACCGGAGCGCCGCTCACCGTGCAGGACGCCGACCGCAACGCGGCGGCCGCACTCGTGGCCGCGCGGGCCGGGGTTTTCGCTCCCGACGTCATTTAGGACAAACGGGGAGGCGAGGTCGGAAGTCCGAGGTTCCTCAACCTCGGTCATGACCCCTTGGTGGACCGATGGCCTAATCGGGGGGATACTCGCTGCCGTCCAGACTGGGGGGTCAGACGTTGAAGGGACGCCGCGTGGAAGAGGCGCAGGCTCCAGATCTTGATCTCGGTCGGCTCTACCGGGCCCGCTTCGCCGGCGTTGACGTGGCTCGCGATGCCCTGTGGAAGGTGCTGTGCCGCCACTTCTTCCAGCACTACGTCCGACCCGACGACACGGTCGTCGAGGTGGCCGCCGGCCACTGCGAGTTCATCAACAACATCGTGGCGAGTCACCGGGTTGCCGTCGACCTCAACCCCGAGCTTCCCGAGTGGGCCGACCCGCAGGTGCGCGCGATCGTCGGCTCGTCGGTCGACCTGGCCGGCGTCGAGGACCAGAGCGCGGACGTGGTGTTCGTCAGCAACTTCTTCGAGCACATCACCCGGCCCGACATCCTCGCCACGCTGAGTGAGGTCCGCCGCGCGCTCCGTCCCGGGGGCACCCTGCTCGTCCTGCAGCCGAACATCCGGTTCTGCGGCTACCGCTACTGGAGCTTCTTCGACCACATCACCCCGCTCGACGACCAAAGCCTCACCGAGGCCCTGGAGGCCAGCGGTTTCGCGGTGATACGGACCATCGTCAGATTCCTGCCCTACACGACGAAGAGCCGGCTACCCAGCTCACCGAAGCTGGCCCGGCTCTATCTGCGGATCCCCTTGCTGTGGCGGATATTCGGGGGCCAGACCTTCGTGGTCGCCCGCCCCGCCGGCATCGACGGCACCGACCTCGGGCTCTTCACCAGCCACGCCGAAGCCGAAGCCGAGGCCGAGGCCGAACCGGGCTAGGCCGTGTCGCCCTCCGCCAGACTGGTCGAGAGTCGGCCGGCGATCTCGTGCAGGACCGGGATCGACCGCTCGACGTGCTCGGCGGTCATCCGGGCGGCCGGGCCGGAGACCGAGATCGCCGAGGGCACCGTGGCGTTGGGTACGACGACGGCGAGACAGCGGACTCCGACCTCCTGCTCTCCCTCGTCGATGGCGTAGCCCTGGCGGTGGATCGTCTTGAGGTGGATCAGGAATTCGTCCGCGTCGGTGATGGTCCGCGCCGTCCGGGGCGGCAGGCCGTTCTGGCTGACGATCCGCTGCACCTCCGGGGTGGGTAGCTCTGCCAGCAAAGCCTTTCCGACGGCGGTGCAGTGCGGCAGCACCCGGCGCCCCGGCTCGGTGAACATGCGCATCTGGTGCCGGCTCCCCGCCTGTGCGACGTAGACGACCTCGTTGTCGTCGAGGATGGCGAAGTTCGCCGATTCACCGGTGAAGTCCCGGAGTTCGGCGAGGTAGGGCGTGGCCCAGGCGCCGAGCAGCCGGCTGGCGACGTCGCCGAGGTGGATCAGCTTCGCGCCGAGCGTGTAGTGCCGCGACTGCTCCTGGCGTGCGTAACCGCGATGCACCAGGGTCTGCATCAGCCGGTGGGCCGTCGGCAGCGGAAGCGCCGCGGTGGCGGCAAGTTGAGACAGACCCCGCGGGCTGCTGGCGTCGGCGATCGCCTCGAGGAGGTCGAGGGCGCGGTTGACGGACTGCACCGCACCCCTGTCGACCCGCTCGACGTGGTCGATCCCCGCCACATCGTCGGGGACCGCCTTAGGCTTCCTGGTCGCCAAGGAACAGCTCCTCTGATCGGTCGCGGCCGCGCTCACTGCCAGTCTGCACCGCTCGAAACGGTTGTACGCCACGGATTGACGCATCGACGATCTCTACCGGGTGAAACAGCGGCGCCTGGACAGCCCCTGGCTCCTGGTAGCGGCGGATCTGCAGCAGGCAACCCGCGTTGGCGGTCGCGATGGCATCGGGCTGCATGGTGGCGATGTTGGCGACCTTACGTCGACCCAGCTCCTGCGCCGGCTCAGGCTCGACGAGGTTGTAGATTCCGGCCGATCCGCAACAGATCGCCGCTTCCGGAATGTCCATGACCTCCAGCCCCGGAATCTGCCGGAGCACCGATCGGGGCTGGGCATT from Mycobacteriales bacterium harbors:
- a CDS encoding MFS transporter, with the translated sequence MTGPASMVRPQVSEPRALRGLALVLILAASFMVVLDFSIVNVALPSIQRELGFPASAVQWIVTAYAIAFGGLLILGGRAADLFGRRRMFLAGLLLFTAASLAGGLAQDPVLLVTSRLVQGVGAALVAPSALSLITTGFPEGPERTRALGMYGATASIGFVAGQVLGGVLVEFTSWRAVFLVNVPVGLLTVLLARRLLRESRQPHVGRRLDVGGALLITTAVAALVFTVSQGDVLGWSSPAVLASTVLAFGAAAAFSAVERRHPDPLIRTDLLRLPSLRTAGTMNVLLGVWNAGEMIVLSLYFQQVLHESPLVTGLAIAPQGIIGFTAGAFGARLARRVGIRTVLILTSSAATAGFLVLTQLPTGGGYNPLLAAVVLVGFGSAGTAFGTMVTASRGVADGDQGLVGGVINTSRQVGAAIGAALLPAVAEAVNHGGRTSGAEGDRAAMLAAALVATAAIVVAARGRRAVPQPQQT
- a CDS encoding TetR/AcrR family transcriptional regulator gives rise to the protein MASGRIPGSAGKNPAAPEGVHPRRGRPRSEAADRAILAAAGELLAEQGLRGMSMEEVAARAGVGKATVYRRWPSRGALALDAFLLEFQQQQPLPDTGTFEGDLLSALRAWVRAVTRTPAGGMLAGLIAEAQNDPALAAAWRERVIEPLRARHRILLDRAVARGEISAQVDRDVVLDLLFGAATHRLLHGHRPLNDRFVRDVVTIVVTGVAAQKD
- a CDS encoding TetR/AcrR family transcriptional regulator C-terminal ligand-binding domain-containing protein — encoded protein: MTSSGTARPGGRTARTAQAVFAATLAELSARPYADISIETIAARAGVHKTTVYRRWRAKPDLVVDALSNAADARIEVPDTGSVESDLRALSRAVQATLSSPEGAATTKALCAAALTSPEIAGVLARFWRIRLGAISTIVERAIGRGELPEDTDAAATFEAVSAPLYYRLLVTGAPLTVQDADRNAAAALVAARAGVFAPDVI
- a CDS encoding class I SAM-dependent methyltransferase — encoded protein: MEEAQAPDLDLGRLYRARFAGVDVARDALWKVLCRHFFQHYVRPDDTVVEVAAGHCEFINNIVASHRVAVDLNPELPEWADPQVRAIVGSSVDLAGVEDQSADVVFVSNFFEHITRPDILATLSEVRRALRPGGTLLVLQPNIRFCGYRYWSFFDHITPLDDQSLTEALEASGFAVIRTIVRFLPYTTKSRLPSSPKLARLYLRIPLLWRIFGGQTFVVARPAGIDGTDLGLFTSHAEAEAEAEAEPG
- a CDS encoding IclR family transcriptional regulator, yielding MATRKPKAVPDDVAGIDHVERVDRGAVQSVNRALDLLEAIADASSPRGLSQLAATAALPLPTAHRLMQTLVHRGYARQEQSRHYTLGAKLIHLGDVASRLLGAWATPYLAELRDFTGESANFAILDDNEVVYVAQAGSRHQMRMFTEPGRRVLPHCTAVGKALLAELPTPEVQRIVSQNGLPPRTARTITDADEFLIHLKTIHRQGYAIDEGEQEVGVRCLAVVVPNATVPSAISVSGPAARMTAEHVERSIPVLHEIAGRLSTSLAEGDTA